TGAGTGGTAGAATAATAGCGACATCTCATGCGAAGGGGGGAACAGTATGAACAAAAAAGAACTCATCGCTGAAATCGCTGAGAAAACGGGTGTTACTAAGAAAGATGCTGGAAAGACCCTTGACACAGTGATCGAGATCATCGAGAAGACACTGTCTAAAGGTGATGTTGTAAGACTCGTTGGTTTTGGCACATTTATGGTAGCTTCAAGGAAGGCCAGAAAGGGTGTCAATCCGAGAACCAAGAAGCCCATCACGATACCGGGCGGAAAAGTTCCTAAATTCGTACCTGGAAAGGAACTGAAGGAAAAGGTAAAATAGTGTCGTAGACTCTGCGGCGGCCGGAGTTGCCGCCGCTTTTGTTTTGGAGTGAAAGACTTGAAAGGAATCTGGGTTCTCTTTGTTATCTTCATTATTATTGTGGCTTTGGGTGCTTTCTTGAACATCTACTTTCTCAGGCAGTTTGGCGATGAAATGGTTTCAAGTCTCAGTACAAGGGAAATAGAGAACAAACTTCAGACCATGTCCGAAAGAGTCTTCCAGCTCAATCTGAATCTCGACTCACTCTCTTCCCTTGAAGTGAGACAGGATCTTTCGAAGATAATCACCGATTTTCAGGGGATTATTGCGAACCTGAATTCAGTCTCGGCTGGTGTTAGCAGTTCTTCCGTTGGGGACTCGTTGACAAATCTCTCAAATGATATGCAAAGTATTCTGAATCTTCTCACTTCACTGGATAGAAGAGAGAATGTTGACTACTCGACCCAGATAGAGGGAATAAGAGGAAAGATTGTCTCTCTTGAGTGGCAGCTGGAAGAGCTCAAGTCGCTTGTAGAATCCAGTATGGTTGATGTCAAAAACGCCGTCGCGGGAAGAGTTGTCTCTAACAATCCTCGGAGTGTATTTTACGAGGAAGAGGTTGGAAAAGGTGTACGAATAAGAATTGAATCCGGCTTCAAAGGAAGTAGCATTATCCATGACAACGATATCCTTATGATTCTG
This Mesotoga infera DNA region includes the following protein-coding sequences:
- a CDS encoding HU family DNA-binding protein; translated protein: MNKKELIAEIAEKTGVTKKDAGKTLDTVIEIIEKTLSKGDVVRLVGFGTFMVASRKARKGVNPRTKKPITIPGGKVPKFVPGKELKEKVK
- a CDS encoding DUF881 domain-containing protein; translated protein: MKDLKGIWVLFVIFIIIVALGAFLNIYFLRQFGDEMVSSLSTREIENKLQTMSERVFQLNLNLDSLSSLEVRQDLSKIITDFQGIIANLNSVSAGVSSSSVGDSLTNLSNDMQSILNLLTSLDRRENVDYSTQIEGIRGKIVSLEWQLEELKSLVESSMVDVKNAVAGRVVSNNPRSVFYEEEVGKGVRIRIESGFKGSSIIHDNDILMILNEIYALRATKISLNGKRVLPYTYVRCVGATVIINDEPTQITPIVVEVLGDYDYLVSGLGLLKEFFKGREIEMTFLPLEFITIPAGGG